From the Oleiphilus messinensis genome, one window contains:
- a CDS encoding alpha/beta fold hydrolase codes for MTAVHLNYKVMGQGEPLIVMHGLFGSWENLGSVARGMMDTYQVHALDMRNHGRSPHSNNMCYSLMAADVIQYMDDQGLEAAHLLGHSMGGKVAMTCALAYPQRIRSVLVADIAPVQYERHHERILEGLERIDLVALKSRQEADELLTPYVPEVAVRQFLLKNLIKANASGFAWRLNLAAIISNYEHIMSGQSSTVAFPGPVLFIKGGISDYILPQHREQVLRLFPNASMRTIPGTGHWLHAEKCSLFVQICKRFLQSAQK; via the coding sequence ATGACCGCTGTTCACCTTAATTACAAAGTCATGGGGCAGGGCGAGCCTTTGATTGTGATGCATGGATTGTTCGGATCCTGGGAGAATCTGGGCTCAGTTGCCCGGGGGATGATGGATACTTATCAGGTTCATGCCCTGGACATGCGTAATCATGGTCGTTCCCCTCACTCGAATAATATGTGTTACTCATTGATGGCCGCTGATGTCATTCAGTATATGGATGACCAGGGCCTCGAGGCCGCGCATTTGTTGGGGCATTCCATGGGGGGCAAAGTCGCCATGACCTGTGCCTTGGCCTACCCACAAAGAATTAGATCGGTATTGGTTGCTGATATTGCACCTGTGCAGTACGAACGGCATCATGAGCGGATATTGGAAGGTTTGGAGCGTATTGATCTGGTGGCTTTGAAGTCAAGGCAAGAGGCAGATGAATTGCTTACACCCTATGTCCCTGAAGTTGCTGTGCGCCAGTTTTTGCTGAAAAATCTCATTAAAGCGAACGCGAGCGGGTTTGCATGGCGTTTAAATCTGGCTGCGATTATTTCGAACTACGAACACATTATGTCGGGTCAAAGTTCAACTGTAGCATTCCCCGGGCCTGTGCTGTTTATTAAAGGGGGGATATCTGATTATATATTGCCTCAACATCGCGAACAGGTGTTACGTTTGTTTCCCAATGCTTCAATGCGCACTATTCCAGGTACAGGGCATTGGCTACATGCCGAGAAGTGTTCGTTATTTGTACAGATATGTAAGCGATTCTTGCAAAGTGCGCAAAAATGA
- a CDS encoding 3'-5' exonuclease: protein MNVSTSSLHQQLPIIIDIEASGFGSGSYPIEVGFVLPNGDAFCSLVRPEAEWTMWDEHAAELHHISRQMLFKRGKSCQETAIWLNRHLRGATVYSDAWGHDISWLGLLFEEANVPQLFKVEAITTLLSEDQMRIWAEMQADVIATLNVERHRASTDALVIQTTYHWVQEQGKGNPDRRRDPGTVVDSPIKLGTAKTKRTG, encoded by the coding sequence ATGAATGTGAGTACGAGTAGTCTCCATCAGCAATTGCCAATCATTATCGATATCGAAGCCTCTGGTTTCGGCTCAGGTAGTTATCCTATTGAAGTCGGGTTTGTGTTGCCCAATGGTGATGCATTTTGTTCACTTGTGCGTCCCGAGGCGGAATGGACCATGTGGGATGAACATGCTGCAGAACTGCATCATATTTCGAGGCAAATGCTTTTCAAGCGGGGAAAGTCCTGCCAGGAAACCGCGATCTGGTTGAACCGCCACTTACGTGGTGCAACGGTTTATTCTGATGCCTGGGGTCATGATATTTCCTGGTTAGGGTTGCTCTTTGAAGAGGCCAATGTTCCACAACTGTTCAAGGTTGAGGCTATTACCACACTCTTGAGTGAAGATCAGATGCGGATATGGGCCGAAATGCAGGCTGATGTGATTGCGACATTGAACGTAGAGCGGCATCGAGCAAGCACTGATGCATTGGTGATTCAGACGACCTATCATTGGGTTCAGGAACAGGGAAAGGGCAACCCGGATCGTCGGCGGGATCCGGGAACTGTAGTTGATTCGCCAATCAAGTTAGGTACTGCAAAAACAAAACGAACCGGGTAG
- a CDS encoding class I SAM-dependent methyltransferase: MNDKSPVSLTGYFTGQVWCENAYSEPEMGSVLGKSLYYIHRPVGWLNERLFGNNLETMLIQRHKLIDALTLEAIEQNPTLQILEIASGLSSRAQRILKQADDAGLNIRYVEADLPQMVNWKQARLGKLRFSHPEHSVEPINILRESGPLSLNAILDSHFDRNKPILVITEGLVNYFELSTIENFWRSLRGALATFKHGEYIFEIWPKLPVYQEQLTYHWGVSLIEMFTRQRVPLHYTSDESVAQGLKECGFSTVNVLNPNEVSQQYGLPKMQGECLFRVTRAIV; encoded by the coding sequence ATGAATGATAAATCACCTGTCAGCCTGACTGGATATTTTACCGGCCAGGTTTGGTGTGAGAATGCCTATTCAGAACCCGAAATGGGATCCGTTCTCGGCAAGAGCCTTTACTATATTCATCGACCGGTAGGTTGGCTGAATGAACGGTTATTCGGCAATAATCTCGAAACAATGTTAATCCAACGGCATAAACTCATCGATGCCTTAACGCTTGAGGCCATTGAACAAAACCCTACCTTACAAATTCTCGAGATTGCCAGCGGCTTATCCTCGAGGGCACAACGCATTCTGAAACAGGCAGATGATGCTGGCCTGAACATCCGATATGTCGAAGCCGATTTGCCACAAATGGTCAACTGGAAACAAGCACGCCTCGGCAAGCTACGCTTCAGCCATCCAGAGCACAGTGTTGAACCGATCAACATCCTGCGCGAATCCGGACCATTGAGCTTGAACGCTATCCTGGACTCGCACTTTGATCGCAACAAACCCATACTCGTGATCACGGAAGGTTTAGTAAACTACTTTGAACTGTCCACCATCGAAAACTTCTGGCGTTCTCTGCGAGGCGCTCTCGCCACGTTTAAGCATGGCGAATACATTTTTGAAATTTGGCCCAAACTCCCCGTTTATCAGGAACAACTTACTTATCATTGGGGAGTGAGTCTGATCGAAATGTTTACCCGGCAACGGGTCCCGCTGCACTACACGTCGGATGAATCTGTAGCGCAGGGATTGAAAGAGTGCGGGTTTTCAACGGTGAACGTGCTCAACCCAAACGAAGTCTCGCAGCAATACGGATTGCCTAAAATGCAAGGCGAGTGTCTGTTTCGAGTTACCCGGGCAATCGTATAA
- a CDS encoding DUF4345 domain-containing protein, protein MKFISHILLFIFGGIFCLVGLNALFAPADLMEPIGITLNTPGAFNEIRANYGGMHLFFGLFFVICSFRLQTLKIGFGLVALFLGGLLFGRITSLLIDGPANQFVLNLTYFESFMFLVSGLMWKIVKTPTPAWVP, encoded by the coding sequence ATGAAGTTTATTTCCCATATACTGCTATTCATATTTGGCGGTATTTTTTGCCTGGTAGGTTTGAATGCCTTGTTCGCTCCAGCAGACCTCATGGAGCCGATTGGAATCACTCTGAATACCCCAGGCGCATTCAATGAAATTCGTGCAAACTATGGTGGTATGCACCTGTTTTTTGGCCTCTTTTTTGTAATTTGTTCCTTCCGTCTGCAGACCTTGAAAATTGGCTTTGGTCTGGTTGCATTGTTTCTCGGGGGCCTGCTCTTTGGGCGCATTACAAGCCTGCTTATCGATGGACCCGCAAATCAGTTCGTTTTGAATTTGACCTACTTCGAGAGCTTTATGTTTTTGGTTTCAGGCCTAATGTGGAAAATTGTGAAAACCCCGACCCCCGCCTGGGTGCCCTGA
- a CDS encoding YaiI/YqxD family protein, which produces MIIWVDADACPNPIKEILFRAANRMNVQLNLVANHAIRTPPSKMIKSYQVAQGFDNADNHIAEHCQAGDLIISADIPLAHAVIEKGAKVIDPRGNELTEENIKARLTMRNFMEEMRNAGMATGGPPPLSQTDRREFANALDRFLARNQ; this is translated from the coding sequence ATGATAATCTGGGTCGACGCAGATGCTTGTCCAAACCCGATCAAGGAAATTCTGTTTCGCGCAGCAAACAGGATGAATGTGCAACTAAATCTCGTAGCCAATCATGCGATTAGAACTCCGCCTTCAAAAATGATCAAGTCATACCAGGTCGCTCAAGGCTTTGACAATGCGGATAATCACATCGCAGAACATTGTCAGGCGGGTGACTTGATCATTTCCGCAGACATTCCTCTGGCCCATGCAGTTATCGAAAAAGGTGCGAAGGTAATTGACCCCCGGGGAAATGAACTCACCGAAGAGAATATCAAGGCGCGACTCACCATGCGGAACTTTATGGAAGAAATGCGCAATGCGGGCATGGCAACGGGTGGGCCGCCTCCACTTTCTCAAACGGACCGTCGTGAATTCGCCAATGCACTGGATCGATTTCTTGCCCGCAATCAATAG
- the egtB gene encoding ergothioneine biosynthesis protein EgtB: MNVDCNDLWQRFVQVRSISEKLAEPLEIEDYCLQAIPETSPIKWHLAHTTWFYETFILKPFLADYTPYHPRFEYLFNSYYNGVGMQFPRPQRGVLSRPTVAEVARYRASVNKSLEKLMASLSEHPDAMAISQRLVLGLNHEQQHQELMLTDLKYNLSLNPLYPVYNPAPLAHAQPVPGARYIDIQGGYIPTGVDASANAFCFDNETPRHERLIQPFSVADRLVTQGEYLEFIQDGGYQNPLLWLADGWAEVQQQKWCAPLYWVPDAETTGAGSSFSVFTLHGLQDFDPNLPVVHISYYEADAFARWAGARLLREDEWEMLATAQCPTIAQCPTTAQTIKGNFFDPQRNHPVGLSESLSQNTVQQLYGDTWEWTQSPYQSYPGYRAAEGAIGEYNGKFMCNQLVLRGGSIATPQGHIRATYRNFFYPADRWQFSGLRLAR, encoded by the coding sequence ATGAATGTTGATTGTAATGATCTTTGGCAGCGCTTTGTTCAAGTTCGTTCGATATCGGAAAAACTTGCAGAACCGCTCGAAATTGAAGACTATTGTCTTCAGGCTATTCCCGAAACCAGTCCGATCAAGTGGCACTTAGCTCACACAACCTGGTTTTATGAAACTTTTATTCTAAAGCCCTTTCTCGCCGATTACACGCCTTATCATCCGCGTTTCGAATACTTGTTCAACTCATATTACAACGGGGTGGGGATGCAGTTTCCCAGACCCCAGCGCGGAGTGCTTTCCCGACCCACTGTCGCGGAAGTTGCACGATACCGAGCTTCTGTGAACAAAAGCCTGGAAAAACTGATGGCAAGTTTGAGTGAGCATCCCGATGCGATGGCGATATCCCAACGACTTGTATTGGGATTGAACCATGAACAACAGCATCAGGAGCTAATGTTAACCGATCTCAAGTATAACTTGTCATTAAATCCATTATATCCGGTATACAATCCCGCCCCTTTGGCGCATGCCCAGCCTGTCCCGGGAGCTCGGTATATTGATATACAAGGCGGGTATATACCGACAGGAGTTGATGCCAGCGCCAATGCATTCTGCTTTGACAATGAAACCCCCAGGCATGAACGACTCATCCAGCCATTTTCAGTTGCGGATCGCCTGGTGACTCAGGGTGAGTACCTGGAGTTTATTCAAGACGGTGGCTATCAAAATCCGCTCCTGTGGTTAGCGGATGGTTGGGCGGAAGTTCAACAACAGAAGTGGTGTGCGCCGTTATATTGGGTTCCTGATGCCGAGACAACGGGAGCCGGGTCAAGTTTTTCGGTGTTTACGTTGCATGGCCTGCAAGATTTTGATCCCAACCTGCCGGTTGTGCACATTAGTTATTATGAGGCCGATGCTTTTGCGCGCTGGGCAGGTGCCAGGTTACTGCGTGAGGATGAGTGGGAAATGCTGGCTACAGCCCAATGCCCGACTATAGCCCAATGCCCGACAACAGCCCAAACGATAAAAGGTAATTTTTTTGACCCGCAGCGCAATCACCCGGTTGGCCTTTCTGAGTCACTTTCTCAGAACACCGTTCAACAGCTTTATGGTGATACCTGGGAATGGACTCAGAGCCCCTATCAAAGTTACCCGGGATATCGGGCAGCAGAGGGCGCAATTGGTGAATATAACGGGAAATTTATGTGTAATCAGCTGGTCTTGAGAGGCGGTTCGATTGCCACACCTCAGGGGCACATTCGAGCCACCTATCGCAATTTTTTCTATCCTGCTGACCGTTGGCAATTCAGCGGACTGCGTCTAGCGCGATAA
- the egtD gene encoding L-histidine N(alpha)-methyltransferase has product MLPLSTEFSTESLVRFYQVAGEDTTDHCHQVLDGLQLEQKTISPKYFYDERGSELFDQITRLPEYYPTRTEQAILELFGAEIAQALDSETLLIEPGSGGCQKVRELLQHRFPAAYAPIEISGDYLKKAVSRLSREYPDMDIHAICADFTTLNRLPGELDGEKRVAFFPGSTIGNFEPEKAAGLLRNFAELVGDDGALLLGVDTLKDADVLHAAYNDAQGITAEFNLNMLDHLNRLIGAEFDRRYFHHEAFFNETSERIEMHLRCDRAHSVKVGSRTVDFQQGETIHTENSYKYSPERLDQLVSRAGFERQQSWFDDDQQFGFHLLKRVTSIAGQDELSGRS; this is encoded by the coding sequence ATGCTACCTTTGAGCACGGAGTTTTCAACTGAATCATTGGTTCGTTTTTATCAGGTTGCTGGTGAGGATACCACAGACCATTGCCATCAGGTCCTTGATGGCTTGCAACTGGAACAGAAAACGATATCACCGAAATATTTTTATGATGAACGCGGATCAGAATTGTTCGATCAAATAACCCGGCTGCCTGAATATTACCCAACGCGCACAGAACAGGCGATACTGGAGCTATTTGGTGCCGAGATTGCGCAAGCCCTGGATTCAGAGACATTATTGATTGAGCCCGGTAGTGGTGGCTGTCAAAAGGTTCGGGAACTGCTGCAGCATCGTTTTCCTGCGGCGTATGCGCCCATTGAAATTTCCGGAGACTATTTGAAAAAAGCGGTTTCCCGACTTTCCAGAGAGTATCCGGATATGGATATTCATGCCATCTGTGCAGATTTTACGACATTGAACCGTTTACCCGGTGAACTTGACGGGGAAAAACGGGTTGCGTTTTTTCCAGGATCCACGATTGGGAACTTTGAACCTGAAAAAGCGGCAGGTTTGCTTCGTAATTTCGCTGAGCTCGTAGGGGATGATGGTGCATTGTTGCTTGGCGTTGATACGTTGAAAGATGCCGATGTACTGCACGCTGCCTATAACGATGCCCAAGGTATCACGGCAGAATTCAATTTAAATATGCTGGATCATCTTAACCGTTTAATCGGGGCCGAATTTGATCGTCGCTATTTTCACCATGAAGCATTCTTCAATGAGACATCCGAGCGGATCGAAATGCACCTCCGGTGTGATCGTGCACATTCTGTAAAGGTTGGGAGCCGCACGGTCGATTTTCAGCAAGGAGAGACGATCCACACCGAAAATTCCTATAAATACTCGCCTGAAAGACTGGATCAGTTAGTCTCGCGAGCGGGATTTGAGCGGCAACAGAGTTGGTTTGATGATGACCAGCAATTTGGCTTTCACCTGCTAAAACGGGTAACAAGCATTGCGGGCCAGGATGAATTGAGTGGTCGCTCGTAA
- a CDS encoding AlbA family DNA-binding domain-containing protein, which translates to MVARKREYRRLSRRTRFLLLGTENSAVDFKRNANGVKQKSLVAFANSEEGGALLLGVEEFTSEDGVQRGRIVGCDVDDGARLQIQNKALGCIPPVHIEIITENLAHKPILRIEIRTGSQRPYCTSSGEYAIRADGRNRVLQPSEMLQLFMDRESEQFLNRFKYAVSKLEAQVEAMDGELKQGVDRMISDIMRLDHDTSYILNELYGRSLDIRKETDIAKKHDSDLERKLKNIKQGQERKYKHLRNRIGDIELKIDALLEHFAIADPIQLKARDHIIEMTQMIQNKNNEGLLADFLDVLRHIYPDIEPEQLSQWVSEALDEAKLKQ; encoded by the coding sequence GTGGTCGCTCGTAAGCGCGAATATCGTCGGTTGAGCCGTCGTACACGGTTTTTGCTGTTAGGGACGGAAAACAGTGCGGTTGATTTCAAACGAAACGCTAATGGCGTGAAACAGAAATCACTGGTTGCTTTTGCCAACTCTGAAGAAGGTGGAGCCTTGCTGCTCGGAGTTGAGGAGTTTACGTCTGAAGATGGCGTTCAGCGCGGTCGGATTGTCGGGTGTGATGTGGATGACGGCGCGCGCTTGCAAATTCAGAATAAGGCACTAGGCTGCATTCCACCGGTGCATATTGAAATCATTACAGAGAACCTGGCACACAAGCCGATTTTGCGTATCGAGATCAGAACCGGGTCCCAGCGGCCTTACTGCACGTCTTCCGGAGAGTATGCTATCCGGGCAGATGGTCGTAACAGAGTGCTGCAACCCAGCGAGATGCTCCAGTTGTTTATGGATCGTGAGAGTGAACAGTTTCTGAATCGGTTCAAATATGCTGTGAGTAAGCTGGAGGCCCAAGTGGAAGCCATGGATGGAGAATTGAAGCAAGGCGTAGATCGCATGATTTCCGATATCATGCGTCTTGATCATGATACGTCGTACATTCTTAATGAGCTTTATGGGCGTTCACTCGACATCCGCAAAGAAACAGATATTGCGAAGAAACATGACTCTGACCTTGAGCGAAAGCTGAAGAATATCAAGCAGGGACAAGAGCGAAAGTACAAACACCTCCGGAACCGGATCGGTGATATTGAACTGAAAATTGATGCCTTGCTGGAACATTTTGCGATTGCTGATCCCATCCAGCTCAAGGCGCGAGATCACATTATTGAAATGACGCAGATGATTCAGAATAAGAATAATGAGGGTCTGCTCGCGGACTTTCTGGATGTTTTACGCCACATTTACCCGGACATTGAGCCTGAACAACTCTCTCAATGGGTCTCTGAAGCACTGGACGAAGCCAAACTAAAACAATAA
- a CDS encoding acyl-CoA thioesterase: MLIQPLMNENTEIDWQYPNPYLTDINVSPQDTDRLGHTNNVRYLAWLEDAAWGHITELGLGWDVKEALGRAMAIVRTEVDYLAASYAGDHLLLGTWITSSDFKYQSTREFQLVRYQDHKVVLRAKMQFACIVLKSGRLSKMPVEFVTAHRAGLEAAGVPC, from the coding sequence ATGTTGATTCAACCGCTTATGAACGAAAACACTGAAATCGATTGGCAGTATCCAAACCCCTATTTGACCGATATAAACGTTTCACCTCAAGACACGGATCGCCTGGGACATACCAACAATGTCCGTTACCTTGCCTGGCTTGAAGACGCCGCATGGGGGCATATAACGGAATTGGGTCTGGGCTGGGATGTAAAAGAAGCACTGGGTCGTGCAATGGCCATTGTCAGGACTGAAGTGGACTATCTGGCCGCTTCATATGCTGGTGATCACTTATTGCTGGGGACATGGATAACCTCCTCGGATTTCAAATATCAATCCACCCGTGAGTTCCAGTTGGTGCGCTATCAGGATCATAAAGTTGTATTGCGGGCGAAGATGCAGTTTGCCTGTATCGTATTGAAAAGCGGAAGGCTGAGTAAAATGCCTGTGGAATTTGTTACGGCACACAGGGCCGGACTGGAGGCCGCTGGTGTACCTTGTTGA
- a CDS encoding GNAT family N-acetyltransferase, which produces MYLVERLAPIQFPLVNRFYKEAGHKGKARGDDVVFVLKAHGIIRAAVRLCPVEGRLFLRGLWVMPEFQRQGLGSVLMQQVIEQYLQGRYCWCYPFAHLEVFYSQFGFKVVAPESVPECIAGPYTAYTRAGKAILIMIRDDSDPESVPD; this is translated from the coding sequence GTGTACCTTGTTGAGCGTTTAGCCCCGATTCAATTTCCATTGGTTAACCGGTTTTACAAAGAGGCTGGTCATAAAGGGAAGGCGCGGGGAGATGATGTCGTATTCGTTCTAAAAGCTCACGGCATTATTCGTGCAGCGGTTCGTTTGTGTCCGGTGGAAGGGCGGCTTTTTCTCAGGGGACTTTGGGTTATGCCAGAGTTTCAGCGGCAAGGTTTAGGCAGTGTGTTAATGCAGCAAGTAATCGAACAATACTTGCAGGGAAGATACTGCTGGTGTTATCCCTTTGCTCATTTGGAAGTCTTTTATTCACAATTTGGTTTTAAAGTAGTTGCACCTGAAAGTGTCCCGGAATGTATTGCAGGGCCCTATACGGCCTATACGCGGGCAGGTAAAGCAATTTTAATCATGATCAGAGATGACTCTGATCCAGAGTCAGTGCCAGACTAA
- a CDS encoding NADP-dependent oxidoreductase, whose protein sequence is MKQVQIIAFGDPDVLRVVDTDVPKPGKGEVLVRVAGAGINPIDFKTRRGLGFAAERIRGNFPWSPGYEFSGWVEAVGESVGRWRIGDAVFGMTPFPDQGGAYSEFAVTRKELLAPAPGSIPVANAGAVPLAALTAWQALFEIGSLQAESKILIHAAAGGVGHFAVQLAKTLDAYVIATASPDNHDFLLELGADEVIDYHSTAFETVCYGLDFVLDNVGGGVGLRSLDVLSSHGQMVTVPTISAQDIIAQGEERGIKVTGLTVHFDAQQLEEIADLIDTEDVKPHISTVFTLAQVQQAHTLAETGRGRGKLLLLP, encoded by the coding sequence ATGAAGCAAGTTCAAATTATAGCCTTCGGCGATCCGGATGTGCTGCGGGTAGTCGACACGGATGTGCCAAAACCGGGCAAAGGTGAAGTGCTGGTGCGCGTTGCGGGTGCAGGCATTAATCCAATTGACTTTAAAACGCGCCGGGGGCTTGGTTTTGCAGCCGAACGAATTCGTGGAAATTTCCCCTGGAGTCCGGGTTATGAGTTTTCAGGTTGGGTTGAAGCCGTGGGCGAGTCAGTTGGGCGATGGCGGATAGGCGATGCAGTTTTTGGTATGACGCCGTTCCCTGATCAGGGCGGGGCGTACAGTGAGTTTGCGGTTACACGAAAGGAATTGCTCGCTCCAGCTCCAGGTTCCATACCGGTAGCCAATGCCGGGGCGGTTCCTCTCGCCGCGTTAACCGCGTGGCAGGCCCTTTTTGAAATTGGCAGCCTTCAGGCAGAAAGTAAAATACTCATACACGCTGCTGCTGGTGGCGTTGGTCATTTCGCCGTGCAACTGGCAAAGACCCTTGATGCCTACGTTATCGCAACGGCTTCCCCTGATAATCACGACTTCCTGCTTGAGCTCGGGGCCGATGAAGTGATTGATTACCACAGCACCGCATTTGAAACAGTCTGTTATGGTCTGGATTTTGTATTGGACAATGTAGGTGGAGGCGTGGGGTTGCGCTCGCTGGATGTGCTTTCTTCTCATGGGCAAATGGTTACCGTGCCAACGATCTCGGCGCAAGATATTATTGCTCAAGGGGAAGAGCGAGGGATAAAGGTGACCGGCTTGACGGTTCACTTTGATGCACAGCAGTTGGAAGAAATAGCGGATTTAATCGATACTGAAGACGTTAAACCCCATATCAGTACAGTTTTTACACTGGCTCAGGTTCAACAGGCGCACACGCTTGCGGAAACAGGCCGAGGCCGGGGTAAGTTGTTGTTGTTACCATAG
- a CDS encoding CBS domain-containing protein, whose product MHSVKVRDYMTSNVLSFKPEDGVIEALRSLLKAGRSGAPVLDDDHKLVGVLSEIDCLKEALMGGYYQQAGDRVADHMSAEVDCVQADDDILVVADLFMKGRRRLPVMEEGRMVGIITRQDFARALIERIDHPHHGDN is encoded by the coding sequence ATGCATTCAGTCAAAGTCAGAGATTATATGACCAGCAATGTGCTGTCATTCAAACCTGAAGATGGTGTTATAGAGGCCCTGCGAAGTCTTTTGAAAGCCGGGCGGTCCGGTGCCCCTGTGCTGGATGATGATCACAAGTTAGTGGGGGTTTTGTCCGAAATCGACTGCTTGAAAGAAGCGCTGATGGGTGGATATTATCAGCAGGCAGGAGATCGAGTTGCCGACCACATGTCGGCAGAAGTGGATTGTGTGCAAGCTGATGATGACATTCTGGTGGTTGCAGACTTGTTTATGAAAGGGCGCAGACGGTTACCTGTAATGGAGGAAGGCAGAATGGTGGGTATTATTACCCGCCAGGATTTTGCCAGGGCACTTATTGAACGAATTGACCATCCACATCATGGTGATAATTGA